From the Candidatus Binataceae bacterium genome, the window CCGGCTAAAATTGGAGGTCGCGCGCTGCTGCGGACTCGGAGTGGCAGTGGCGGTCGGCGAAGCTGCCGTTGCCGTGGCAGTTGGCGCCGGGGTAGCCGTCGCAGTCGGCGAGGGGGCCGGCGAAGAACTGCTACCGCTACACCCTGCGATTCCCATCGTCAGCGCAAGGAATCCCGCAGCTAGGAGCGTCTTCATCGCCAACTCAGGCCACCGCCGAGGGTTTGCAAATACCAACGCTTACGGGAGTGTCGGCCGGGCTGGTCGTCGTCTCACCCGAAAGCATCAGCTCCTGCCCTGCGGTGGTTGTCGCCGTGACGAAGTCATAGGTCAGCGTAAATGTGGTCGAGGTATTAGGCAGCGTTACCGTCGCGGTGAGCGTACCCAAGGTAGTCGCAGAGCCCGAAGTGCATTTTGCGTTGTCACCCGTCAGACTAATGTTAGTTGCTGTGTGTCCATTCTCATTAATTGAAACTATGCCGGTAATGTTGGAGTTGGCGTCGAAGCTGAGGAAGCCAACGATGGAACTCGGGTGGCCATCGGTGGGCTGTCCCTCCAGCGGAAAGTTTCCGGTAACCAATAGCGAACACTGGTAGTTAACAGGGCAGACCGTGGGGCTAGGCGACGACTGCCCCTGGGCAAGCCCGCCCGACAGCGGCACCAGAAGTGCCAAACACGCTAACGCACCCAGAAGCTTTTTCATCTTCCTTTAGTCCTTTTCTCCCGATTCCGCCGGAACCACAAAACCAGGCCGCCTTCTTTAGGGCAGCCATTGAAGCCTCCGCACGTTGCAGTCTGACCATAGCTGCCCAAAGATTGATTGTCAAAAGATTGATTGTCAAAGGTAGTCGGGGGATCTGCTGGAAATGATCCGGTGGCTCTGGGTTTGTTGACGCGGGCTTGGACGGGCGACGCTCCCAGCCTGGTTGTAGGTGGCGAAAGGTGATTCGATAACTAGGCCAGAAATGCCGGGCAGCGTGCTTAGGGACGGCGATCGAAGATGAACAGCGGCCCTTGGCCGCACCCGCGCTCGACCTCCACGACTCGCATCGCCCCCTGGCGTCGCATCGGGCGACAGCCGAACCCCGCTCGGGTCAGCGCCGCCCGTACCTGCTCGACATCATCGGCCAACAGCCACAAGGCGACCATCCCCTGCCTCGCTCCCGTCTCGGCGGCTATCAACCCAATCGCCGACTCGCCAATCGGCAGCAGCATCGGCTCACCATCGTGGCGCTGACCGGCCGCGCGTAGGCCAAAGTTGCGCTCATAGGTGGCCAGCGCCGGTTCCAGCCGCGCCACCGCTACGTCGATTCGTTCGATCGCCTTGAGCATGCTATCGCGGCGCGCTTAAGGATTAGGCTTGGGATGATAGACGAAATTTACCGCGACCGTCTGGTCGCCGCTGACCGTCACCGGTTGGCTTTGGGTACCCAGCTTTTCCTGCCATACGGTGAGCTTGTAGTTGCCCGGGGGCACATCTTTGATGGTGAAACGACCGTCGGCGCCAGTGCGGGCGAAATACGGGTTGCCGAAGACGTACCACCAACCTTCCATCCAGTCGTGCGCGTCGCAGGTGACCTTGATCAGTTCGGGATGATCGACGGTTATCTGTAACTCTTTCTTAAAGCCGGGCTGGGCGTAGTTAACCGGTGAATTGAGGCTGGAATAGGTATGGATATTGTGCAGGATGCCGTCGGAATTAAGCACGTCCACCGTGCTGCCGGCGGGAAAAGCGAGCACGCGGGGAATGTACTGGCAGCCCTTTTGGTCCATCGTGACCACGCGCGGCTTAGCGGGCGCGCCCTGGGCAATATTGCTGATAAATACTACCGCATTGGCGATCCCGCCGTCGCTAGCGACCTTCAGACTATTATCAAAATGGGGTTGGGCCGCGCAGACGTCCTTGTCCTTGGTGACCGCGACGCGCTTGGGCTTGGGGGGCGCGCCAGCATAGCTGACCTGGCCGGTAATCGTCGCCCCGTTGGGGACCGCAACTGCCCGGTATGGAGCGCAATCGGCACGCGCGGCAAGAAAGCCGGTAAGCAGCACCGTCATCAGTACAATGGGAGTGGTTCTCATGCCAGCCTCGAATTGAGCAGGCGGGAGCTGACCAGCCGGTCGGAGCGAACTCCCGAACCAATAGGGCAAAACGCGCAGGCGGACCCGCAGGCCGGTTCAGGCCGGTTTGCGCGCCACCATCGTGGTGTGCAGCAAGCTTGCCTTTTCGCGCCGCTCCACCGTCATGGGGACGCCGTCAATCAGGTCCCCGAACCGCAGCTTGGTGGTCCATCCCAGATGCTTGGTAACCGGATTGGCAATCGCCACCAAAAAGCCTAGCACCGGTTTTTCGCTGCGAAAATGGTTGATTACCACGATCCGGCCCGCCGGCTTGCACACCCGGTGCATCTCGCGCATCGCCTGGCGCGGGTCGGGCACCACGGTCACCACATGAAAGGCGCAGACCACATCGAAACTGTCA encodes:
- a CDS encoding VOC family protein: MLKAIERIDVAVARLEPALATYERNFGLRAAGQRHDGEPMLLPIGESAIGLIAAETGARQGMVALWLLADDVEQVRAALTRAGFGCRPMRRQGAMRVVEVERGCGQGPLFIFDRRP
- a CDS encoding carboxypeptidase regulatory-like domain-containing protein; the encoded protein is MRTTPIVLMTVLLTGFLAARADCAPYRAVAVPNGATITGQVSYAGAPPKPKRVAVTKDKDVCAAQPHFDNSLKVASDGGIANAVVFISNIAQGAPAKPRVVTMDQKGCQYIPRVLAFPAGSTVDVLNSDGILHNIHTYSSLNSPVNYAQPGFKKELQITVDHPELIKVTCDAHDWMEGWWYVFGNPYFARTGADGRFTIKDVPPGNYKLTVWQEKLGTQSQPVTVSGDQTVAVNFVYHPKPNP